One stretch of Verrucomicrobiia bacterium DNA includes these proteins:
- a CDS encoding response regulator yields MPQRKILLLDGPHSPWVDMLADFTDDTASQFESFTDASTARTAFQRSPHDLAFINPGLMTLPFAQALSARRGTVSDFRLFALGAKPPKDIPWDGVFEAPPSMADFQKKLFTQLRFPQKLRVLVIDDEEEIGRMVRDFLEKRVDPSFEVQYAPNGEKGMSEILKDPPDVLVLDIKMPYKDGREVYREVRKKKMRFPVIVFFDAISGDEMAEMRKHGSPAVVEKGAPQSALPELVELIKKMYYFA; encoded by the coding sequence ATGCCTCAGCGAAAAATTCTCCTGCTGGACGGACCCCACAGCCCGTGGGTCGACATGCTTGCCGACTTTACGGACGACACCGCCTCGCAGTTCGAAAGTTTCACCGACGCGTCCACGGCCCGCACCGCTTTCCAGCGCAGCCCGCATGACCTTGCCTTTATTAATCCCGGTCTGATGACCCTTCCGTTTGCCCAGGCCTTGAGCGCGCGGCGGGGCACCGTGTCCGATTTCCGCCTGTTCGCGTTGGGGGCGAAACCGCCCAAGGACATCCCGTGGGATGGCGTGTTCGAGGCGCCTCCATCCATGGCGGATTTTCAGAAAAAACTTTTTACGCAGCTCCGCTTCCCGCAAAAACTGCGTGTCCTGGTCATCGATGATGAAGAAGAAATCGGGCGCATGGTCCGCGATTTTCTGGAAAAGCGGGTGGATCCCTCGTTCGAAGTCCAGTACGCGCCCAACGGAGAAAAGGGCATGAGTGAAATCCTGAAAGATCCGCCGGACGTCCTGGTGCTCGACATCAAAATGCCCTACAAAGACGGCCGCGAAGTCTACCGCGAAGTCCGGAAAAAGAAGATGCGTTTTCCCGTCATCGTTTTTTTTGACGCCATTTCCGGCGACGAGATGGCCGAGATGCGTAAGCACGGCAGCCCCGCGGTCGTGGAAAAAGGCGCGCCCCAAAGCGCCCTTCCCGAGCTGGTGGAGCTGATCAAGAAAATGTACTACTTCGCCTGA
- a CDS encoding CehA/McbA family metallohydrolase → MKKACAVLAFLLLPGCANFPRATHAPAAPGNVYRGVYHVHTEFSKDSRVSLQQALAAGRKAALDFVVITDHNNRNAAAAYQSRPNKEGPLLIIGEEISTPDGHLIALGTGEAAPKGKSTEELMDWIHARGGYAMLAHPVGKRSAWQRLDLKGYDGMEIYNFGHRLYALNRAATGAAFGFLHTSAFLKRALDRPDDSLAAWDAQLRKRPVAAAGAADAHVHFRMLGLPSESLLMMFQAVTLNVLADAPDERKIVDAIGKGRSFISFDTRGLARDFRFYAEAGGKIYQMGDRAAAGIKTFHINAPGTAEIRLLKDGDLFAGSTGPGIEVDTADAGVYRVEVTKDGKPWIFSNPIYAD, encoded by the coding sequence ATGAAAAAGGCCTGTGCCGTCCTCGCTTTCCTGCTTCTTCCGGGCTGCGCCAATTTCCCCCGGGCGACTCATGCGCCCGCGGCCCCGGGAAACGTCTACCGCGGCGTTTACCACGTGCACACCGAATTTTCAAAGGACTCCCGCGTCTCGCTGCAGCAGGCGCTCGCGGCCGGACGCAAGGCCGCCTTGGATTTTGTCGTGATCACCGACCACAATAACCGCAATGCGGCGGCCGCGTATCAATCGAGGCCGAACAAAGAAGGCCCGCTTCTCATCATCGGGGAAGAAATCTCGACTCCCGACGGCCACCTGATCGCGCTTGGGACCGGCGAAGCCGCGCCCAAGGGGAAAAGCACGGAAGAACTCATGGATTGGATTCACGCGCGCGGCGGCTATGCGATGCTCGCGCATCCGGTGGGCAAGCGGAGCGCCTGGCAGCGCCTCGATCTCAAAGGCTATGACGGCATGGAGATTTACAATTTCGGGCACCGCCTTTACGCGCTCAATCGCGCCGCGACCGGCGCCGCGTTCGGATTTTTGCACACGTCCGCGTTTTTGAAACGGGCGCTCGACAGGCCGGACGACTCGCTTGCGGCCTGGGACGCGCAGCTCAGGAAAAGGCCCGTGGCCGCCGCGGGCGCGGCTGACGCGCATGTCCATTTCCGGATGCTGGGACTTCCGTCTGAGAGCCTGCTCATGATGTTTCAGGCCGTGACACTCAATGTTCTCGCGGACGCGCCGGACGAGCGCAAGATCGTGGACGCGATCGGAAAAGGGCGCAGCTTTATTTCGTTCGATACGCGCGGCCTTGCAAGGGATTTCAGATTTTATGCGGAGGCCGGCGGAAAGATTTATCAAATGGGGGACCGCGCCGCGGCGGGCATCAAAACATTTCACATCAACGCGCCCGGAACCGCGGAGATCCGTCTGCTCAAAGACGGAGATCTTTTCGCGGGATCGACCGGTCCGGGAATCGAGGTCGATACCGCGGACGCGGGAGTTTATCGTGTGGAGGTGACCAAAGATGGGAAACCTTGGATTTTTTCCAATCCCATTTACGCCGATTAA